In Solobacterium moorei, a single genomic region encodes these proteins:
- a CDS encoding thiamine diphosphokinase — protein sequence MEASVVIILKRCESIPTAENYIGVDKGALTLARSGKRMLLAIGDFDSVEESDLSCIKEYSDAFIQLNTIKDDTDGEAAVMYAIGKGYQKIHLYGGLGGRVDHAMINLRLVSRFPETVYLHDENNFIYSLGEGIYSIGKRDYTYISFFTEDESIITLEGMKYPLTNQKLTNKDTYTTSNEILEEMGIVTVHTGKVTVIQSKDA from the coding sequence GGAAGCTTCAGTAGTTATTATCCTAAAACGTTGTGAATCCATTCCGACTGCAGAAAACTATATTGGTGTAGATAAAGGTGCCTTAACACTTGCAAGAAGTGGTAAGAGAATGTTACTGGCAATCGGTGATTTTGACTCTGTAGAAGAAAGCGATTTATCTTGTATCAAAGAATACAGTGATGCATTTATTCAACTAAATACAATCAAGGATGATACCGATGGTGAGGCAGCAGTTATGTATGCTATCGGGAAGGGATATCAAAAAATACACCTCTATGGTGGACTTGGTGGTAGAGTAGACCATGCGATGATTAATCTACGGTTGGTATCACGCTTTCCTGAAACTGTATATCTCCATGATGAAAATAACTTTATTTATTCTCTTGGTGAGGGCATATATTCCATTGGTAAACGCGATTATACATACATTTCATTCTTTACCGAAGATGAATCAATTATCACCTTGGAAGGGATGAAATACCCATTAACCAATCAAAAGCTTACCAATAAAGATACCTATACAACTTCCAATGAGATTTTGGAAGAGATG